In Oryza brachyantha chromosome 1, ObraRS2, whole genome shotgun sequence, the following are encoded in one genomic region:
- the LOC102717486 gene encoding late embryogenesis abundant protein Lea14-A-like codes for MSSAEEGRDRREEAVGLATVTATGEGGEEERRERGMVAGLVDRAKGFVAEKIAQIPKPDATLDRVSFKGVTRECITLHSHIDVNNPYTHRIPICELTYTFKSDGKVIASGTMPDPGWIAASSTTKLELPVKVPYDFIMSLIKDLSGDWDIDYILEVGITIDLPVVGSFTIPLTTEGEMKLPTFRDLIF; via the exons atgAGCTCGGCTGAGGAGGGACGAGatcggcgggaggaggcggtgggctTGGcaacggtgacggcgacgggggaAGGGGGTGAGGAGGAGCGACGGGAGCGAGGCATGGTGGCCGGGCTGGTGGACAGGGCCAAGGGGTTCGTGGCGGAGAAGATCGCGCAGATCCCCAAGCCTGACGCGACGCTGGACCGTGTCTCCTTCAAGGGTGTCACCCGCGAGTGCATCACGCTGCATAGCCACATCGACGTCAACAACCCCTACACGCACCGCATCCCCATTTGCGAGCTCACCTACACGTTCAAGAGCGACGGCAA GGTGATAGCGTCCGGCACGATGCCTGACCCAGGATGGATCGCGGCGAGCAGCACGACAAAGCTGGAGCTACCGGTTAAGGTGCCGTATGACTTCATCATGTCCTTGATCAAGGACTTAAGCGGGGACTGGGACATCGACTACATACTGGAGGTTGGGATCACCATTGACCTCCCCGTCGTCGGCAGCTTCACCATCCCGCTTACCACCGAGGGCGAGATGAAGCTCCCCACCTTCCGGGACCTGATCTTCTAA